The following coding sequences are from one Amphiprion ocellaris isolate individual 3 ecotype Okinawa chromosome 19, ASM2253959v1, whole genome shotgun sequence window:
- the LOC111572730 gene encoding uncharacterized protein LOC111572730 isoform X2 encodes MPRRNDISEDLRWRVVDLHRAGKGYRVISKSLDVHHSTVRKIVYKWKRFSTVATLPRSGRPAKKKKKKKSAQTPRGRRTQADQVSAGPTDDTEGDPDDEKTDSNTVPEVGQNTSPSSSDIEEDPTLSGDHASAGPTDDREGDPDHDMLSVRDYSTVEDDGESTDSSSSDTEATDEDPMADYVSAGLTDDRGGDPEYDMYGEEISPVSSDDETAEEDPMEQLFDFNEEKKIYAGSSVTTGALLLLLVVFILKHGLSKAATKDLLDLLNFMVPGCVPKSWHFFKKHLTDSSPTTELHFYCPRCTSYLGVDPGDECLVCQKSLSRKGLLEKAYYFLVMPLEIQLRNILANIHEKLGKHFTREASISDVNTGSKYKRDRQDASITLSFNCKGSPVSNSSKFSVWPILCTINELPYVDRCKNVLLHTLWFGRGKPQVQSFFTPFINEVQKLSEEGFYWRDEDGFERHTRVTARVCVCDTVARAMLQNFKPFNREFGCGFCYHKGEMVQTGSGYTRIYPIQVDGCDLRHMVETVQIAEFVMENDDDEHQMGVKGPSPLILLPFFDIIQGFIPDYMHCVCLGVTRQFVNLWFDPLYANKGFHLTHLHLSNLDKAVHEIQPPDEIGQGPRRLSERMYWKASEWRAFALLYSPIILRNVLPALYYKHWMLLVCALHTLLSQFATQDELNCAELCLVQFVAKIPSLYGLEHCSYNCHLLTHLSESARDWGLLWANSAFVYESMNNRLLQMFSGTKSVSSQIFKNFFSYEKVVRKGSAVLEDASTKLKDIFCSVTSCDVVSKSSDCIGEHLVTLGCGSCRYLSTREVAALQKSDTLAWCHRHCESVTEYKRCVYKNMLVTSSDDSVAVKRNNSVIETTSCFALVESLVVVQKPCSCEGAANCYCRELIIFYKQLQPISRQLVINVSQINANIAKFLVKVKRSNELCAMTCVDITAKCVMIESEGQLYVMKMPVF; translated from the exons gCCGATCAAGTGTCTGCTGGGCCAACAGATGACACAGAAGGAGATCCAGACGATGAAAAG ACCGACTCTAACACCGTCCCAGAAGTTGGCCAGAATACATCTCCTTCCTCATCTGATATTGAAGAAGATCCTACGCTAAGT gGGGATCATGCGTCTGCTGGGCCAACAGACGACAGAGAAGGAGATCCAGACCATGACATG CTCTCTGTGAGAGATTACAGCACTGTTGAAGATGACGGCGAGAGTACAGATTCTTCCTCATCTGATACTGAAGCCACAGATGAAGATCCTATG GCCGATTATGTGTCTGCTGGGTTAACAGACGACAGAGGAGGAGATCCAGAGTATGACATG TATGGAGAAGAAATTAGCCCTGTTTCATCTGATGACGAGACTGCAGAAGAAGATCCAatg GAGCAGCTTTTTGACTTCAACGAGGAAAAGAAGATTTATGCTGGTTCTTCAGTAACAACAGGAGCTCTCCTGCTTCTGCTCGTGGTTTTCATCCTGAAACACGGTCTGTCCAAAGCAGCAACCAAAGACCTGCTGGACCTCCTTAACTTCATGGTGCCTGGATGTGTCCCGAAGTCAtggcatttttttaagaaacatttgacTGATTCTAGTCCCACCACAGAGCTCCACTTCTACTGTCCGAGGTGTACGAGCTATCTGGGAGTCGATCCTGGTGATGAGTGTTTAGTCTGTCAGAAGAGTCTGAGCAGAAAAGGTCTCCTAGAGAAGGCTTACTACTTCCTGGTAATGCCGCTTGAAATTCAGCTGAGAAACATCCTCGCAAACATCCATGAGAAGCTGGGGAAACATTTCACAAGAGAGGCTTCCATTTCTGATGTGAACACGGGAAGCAAATACAAGCGTGACAGACAGGACGCCAGTATTACACTTAGCTTCAACTGCAAAGGCTCCCCGGTGTCCAACTCATCAAAGTTTTCAGTTTGGCCCATCCTGTGTACGATCAACGAGCTTCCATACGTGGACAGATGTAAAAACGTTCTGCTGCACACTTTATGGTTCGGCCGAGGCAAACCTCAGGTTCAGAGTTTTTTCACGCCGTTCATTAACGAAGTGCAGAAACTCTCCGAGGAAGGTTTTTATTGGAGAGACGAGGACGGCTTCGAACGTCACACCAGAGTAACCGCTCGAGTCTGTGTTTGTGACACTGTAGCGAGGGCGATGCTGCAGAACTTCAAACCGTTCAACAGAGAGTTTGGATGTGGTTTCTGCTACCACAAAGGTGAGATGGTTCAGACGGGCAGTGGTTATACCAGAATTTATCCCATCCAGGTTGACGGGTGCGACCTGAGACATATGGTTGAAACGGTGCAGATTGCTGAGTTTGTCATGGAAAATGATGATGACGAGCATCAAATGGGTGTTAAAGGTCCAAGTCCACTGATTCTGTTGCCTTTTTTTGACATTATCCAGGGGTTTATACCAGATTATATGCATTGTGTCTGTCTTGGTGTCACCCGTCAATTCGTCAATCTTTGGTTTGATCCTCTTTATGCCAACAAGGGCTTCCATTTAACACATCTGCATTTATCTAACCTGGACAAAGCAGTGCATGAGATCCAGCCGCCAGATGAAATCGGACAAGGCCCCAGGCGCCTCAGTGAGAGGATGTACTGGAAAGCTTCTGAGTGGAGGGCATTTGCTCTCCTCTACTCTCCCATAATACTGAGGAATGTCTTACCAGCGTTGTACTACAAACACTGGATGCTTCTTGTTTGTGCCCTTCACACCCTCCTCTCCCAGTTTGCTACTCAGGATGAGCTGAATTGTGCCGAgttgtgtttggttcagttCGTAGCAAAGATCCCGTCTCTCTACGGACTCGAGCATTGTTCCTATAACTGCCACCTTCTGACCCATCTCTCTGAGAGTGCTCGGGACTGGGGTCTTCTATGGGCCAATTCGGCGTTTGTCTATGAAAGTATGAACAACAGACTCTTGCAGATGTTCTCCGGCACAAAGTCCGTTTCTTCGCAGATTTTCAAGAATTTCTTTTCGTACGAGAAGGTTGTAAGAAAAGGTAGCGCTGTACTTGAGGATGCAAGCACAAAATTGAAAGACATCTTTTGCTCCGTGACAAGTTGTGATGTTGTTTCTAAGTCATCAGATTGCATCGGAGAACATTTAGTGACTTTGGGATGTGGCTCTTGTAGATATTTAAGCACAAGGGAAGTTGCTGCATTGCAGAAGAGCGACACACTTGCGTGGTGCCATCGACATTGTGAAAGTGTAACTGAATATAAGCGCTGCGTTTACAAAAACATGTTAGTCACCTCTTCAGACGACAGTGTTGCAGTCAAAAGGAACAATTCTGTGATAGAAACGACCAGTTGCTTTGCCCTGGTTGAGTCTTTGGTTGTTGTACAGAAACCCTGCAGCTGTGAAGGAGCTGCAAACTGCTACTGCAGAGAACTGATCATTTTCTACAAGCAGCTGCAGCCAATCAGCAGACAGCTGGTAATCAATGTCTCACAGATCAACGCAAACATTGCAAAATTCCTCGTAAAGGTGAAGCGCTCAAATGAATTGTGTGCAATGACATGTGTGGACATTACTGCCAAATGTGTCATGATTGAAAGTGAGGGTCAGTTATATGTCATGAAAATGCCAGTGTTTTGA
- the LOC111572730 gene encoding uncharacterized protein LOC111572730 isoform X1, which produces MMPRSKETQEHMRNQVIDIYQSGKGYKSIAKALGLQRTTVRAIIQKWRKHGTVVNLPRSGRPTNVSIRARQRLIQEVTTEPRQTSEELQASLALVQADQVSAGPTDDTEGDPDDEKTDSNTVPEVGQNTSPSSSDIEEDPTLSGDHASAGPTDDREGDPDHDMLSVRDYSTVEDDGESTDSSSSDTEATDEDPMADYVSAGLTDDRGGDPEYDMYGEEISPVSSDDETAEEDPMEQLFDFNEEKKIYAGSSVTTGALLLLLVVFILKHGLSKAATKDLLDLLNFMVPGCVPKSWHFFKKHLTDSSPTTELHFYCPRCTSYLGVDPGDECLVCQKSLSRKGLLEKAYYFLVMPLEIQLRNILANIHEKLGKHFTREASISDVNTGSKYKRDRQDASITLSFNCKGSPVSNSSKFSVWPILCTINELPYVDRCKNVLLHTLWFGRGKPQVQSFFTPFINEVQKLSEEGFYWRDEDGFERHTRVTARVCVCDTVARAMLQNFKPFNREFGCGFCYHKGEMVQTGSGYTRIYPIQVDGCDLRHMVETVQIAEFVMENDDDEHQMGVKGPSPLILLPFFDIIQGFIPDYMHCVCLGVTRQFVNLWFDPLYANKGFHLTHLHLSNLDKAVHEIQPPDEIGQGPRRLSERMYWKASEWRAFALLYSPIILRNVLPALYYKHWMLLVCALHTLLSQFATQDELNCAELCLVQFVAKIPSLYGLEHCSYNCHLLTHLSESARDWGLLWANSAFVYESMNNRLLQMFSGTKSVSSQIFKNFFSYEKVVRKGSAVLEDASTKLKDIFCSVTSCDVVSKSSDCIGEHLVTLGCGSCRYLSTREVAALQKSDTLAWCHRHCESVTEYKRCVYKNMLVTSSDDSVAVKRNNSVIETTSCFALVESLVVVQKPCSCEGAANCYCRELIIFYKQLQPISRQLVINVSQINANIAKFLVKVKRSNELCAMTCVDITAKCVMIESEGQLYVMKMPVF; this is translated from the exons gCCGATCAAGTGTCTGCTGGGCCAACAGATGACACAGAAGGAGATCCAGACGATGAAAAG ACCGACTCTAACACCGTCCCAGAAGTTGGCCAGAATACATCTCCTTCCTCATCTGATATTGAAGAAGATCCTACGCTAAGT gGGGATCATGCGTCTGCTGGGCCAACAGACGACAGAGAAGGAGATCCAGACCATGACATG CTCTCTGTGAGAGATTACAGCACTGTTGAAGATGACGGCGAGAGTACAGATTCTTCCTCATCTGATACTGAAGCCACAGATGAAGATCCTATG GCCGATTATGTGTCTGCTGGGTTAACAGACGACAGAGGAGGAGATCCAGAGTATGACATG TATGGAGAAGAAATTAGCCCTGTTTCATCTGATGACGAGACTGCAGAAGAAGATCCAatg GAGCAGCTTTTTGACTTCAACGAGGAAAAGAAGATTTATGCTGGTTCTTCAGTAACAACAGGAGCTCTCCTGCTTCTGCTCGTGGTTTTCATCCTGAAACACGGTCTGTCCAAAGCAGCAACCAAAGACCTGCTGGACCTCCTTAACTTCATGGTGCCTGGATGTGTCCCGAAGTCAtggcatttttttaagaaacatttgacTGATTCTAGTCCCACCACAGAGCTCCACTTCTACTGTCCGAGGTGTACGAGCTATCTGGGAGTCGATCCTGGTGATGAGTGTTTAGTCTGTCAGAAGAGTCTGAGCAGAAAAGGTCTCCTAGAGAAGGCTTACTACTTCCTGGTAATGCCGCTTGAAATTCAGCTGAGAAACATCCTCGCAAACATCCATGAGAAGCTGGGGAAACATTTCACAAGAGAGGCTTCCATTTCTGATGTGAACACGGGAAGCAAATACAAGCGTGACAGACAGGACGCCAGTATTACACTTAGCTTCAACTGCAAAGGCTCCCCGGTGTCCAACTCATCAAAGTTTTCAGTTTGGCCCATCCTGTGTACGATCAACGAGCTTCCATACGTGGACAGATGTAAAAACGTTCTGCTGCACACTTTATGGTTCGGCCGAGGCAAACCTCAGGTTCAGAGTTTTTTCACGCCGTTCATTAACGAAGTGCAGAAACTCTCCGAGGAAGGTTTTTATTGGAGAGACGAGGACGGCTTCGAACGTCACACCAGAGTAACCGCTCGAGTCTGTGTTTGTGACACTGTAGCGAGGGCGATGCTGCAGAACTTCAAACCGTTCAACAGAGAGTTTGGATGTGGTTTCTGCTACCACAAAGGTGAGATGGTTCAGACGGGCAGTGGTTATACCAGAATTTATCCCATCCAGGTTGACGGGTGCGACCTGAGACATATGGTTGAAACGGTGCAGATTGCTGAGTTTGTCATGGAAAATGATGATGACGAGCATCAAATGGGTGTTAAAGGTCCAAGTCCACTGATTCTGTTGCCTTTTTTTGACATTATCCAGGGGTTTATACCAGATTATATGCATTGTGTCTGTCTTGGTGTCACCCGTCAATTCGTCAATCTTTGGTTTGATCCTCTTTATGCCAACAAGGGCTTCCATTTAACACATCTGCATTTATCTAACCTGGACAAAGCAGTGCATGAGATCCAGCCGCCAGATGAAATCGGACAAGGCCCCAGGCGCCTCAGTGAGAGGATGTACTGGAAAGCTTCTGAGTGGAGGGCATTTGCTCTCCTCTACTCTCCCATAATACTGAGGAATGTCTTACCAGCGTTGTACTACAAACACTGGATGCTTCTTGTTTGTGCCCTTCACACCCTCCTCTCCCAGTTTGCTACTCAGGATGAGCTGAATTGTGCCGAgttgtgtttggttcagttCGTAGCAAAGATCCCGTCTCTCTACGGACTCGAGCATTGTTCCTATAACTGCCACCTTCTGACCCATCTCTCTGAGAGTGCTCGGGACTGGGGTCTTCTATGGGCCAATTCGGCGTTTGTCTATGAAAGTATGAACAACAGACTCTTGCAGATGTTCTCCGGCACAAAGTCCGTTTCTTCGCAGATTTTCAAGAATTTCTTTTCGTACGAGAAGGTTGTAAGAAAAGGTAGCGCTGTACTTGAGGATGCAAGCACAAAATTGAAAGACATCTTTTGCTCCGTGACAAGTTGTGATGTTGTTTCTAAGTCATCAGATTGCATCGGAGAACATTTAGTGACTTTGGGATGTGGCTCTTGTAGATATTTAAGCACAAGGGAAGTTGCTGCATTGCAGAAGAGCGACACACTTGCGTGGTGCCATCGACATTGTGAAAGTGTAACTGAATATAAGCGCTGCGTTTACAAAAACATGTTAGTCACCTCTTCAGACGACAGTGTTGCAGTCAAAAGGAACAATTCTGTGATAGAAACGACCAGTTGCTTTGCCCTGGTTGAGTCTTTGGTTGTTGTACAGAAACCCTGCAGCTGTGAAGGAGCTGCAAACTGCTACTGCAGAGAACTGATCATTTTCTACAAGCAGCTGCAGCCAATCAGCAGACAGCTGGTAATCAATGTCTCACAGATCAACGCAAACATTGCAAAATTCCTCGTAAAGGTGAAGCGCTCAAATGAATTGTGTGCAATGACATGTGTGGACATTACTGCCAAATGTGTCATGATTGAAAGTGAGGGTCAGTTATATGTCATGAAAATGCCAGTGTTTTGA